One window of Bos indicus isolate NIAB-ARS_2022 breed Sahiwal x Tharparkar chromosome 18, NIAB-ARS_B.indTharparkar_mat_pri_1.0, whole genome shotgun sequence genomic DNA carries:
- the ELMO3 gene encoding engulfment and cell motility protein 3 isoform X5 codes for MAPPRNVVKIAVQMRDAIPQLIQLDQAKPLAAVLKEVCDAWSLPHSERYALQFADGHRRYITENNRMEIKNGSILCLSTAPDREAERLLRGLQSESREGRREALRHLLLLAPDLTFAREVISRDGLQRLGTIIEDGDDLGEVLALALRAFLELMEHGVVSWETLSIPFVRKVVCYVNMNLMDASVQPLALGLLENVTLSSPTLGQLVKSEVPLDRLLVHLQVMNQQLQTKAMALLTALLQGATPAERKHMLDYLWQRNLRQFIYKNIIHSAAPLGDEMAHHLYVLQALMLGLLEPRMRTPLDPYSQEQREQLQALRQAAFEPEGESVGAGLSADRRRSLCAREFRKLGFSNSNPAQDLERVPPGLLALDNMLYFSRQAPSAYSRFVLENSSREDKHECPFARSSIQLTVLLCDLLHVGEPCSETAQDFSPMFFGQDQSFHELFCVSIQLLNKTWKEMRATQEDFDKVMQVVREQLARTLALKPSSLELFRTKVNALTYGEVLRLRQTERLHQEGTLAPPILELREKLKPELMGLIRQQRLLRLCEGTLFHKISSRRRQDKLWFCCLSPKHKVLQYGDVEEGVGPPTPESLPEQLPVADIRALLTGKDCPHVREKGSGKQNKMG; via the exons ATGGCGCCCCCGCGGAATGTGGTGAAGATCGCCGTCCAGATGCGTGACGCCATCCCGCAGCTCATCCAGCTGGACCAG GCAAAACCCCTGGCTGCTGTGCTGAAGGAGGTGTGCGACGC GTGGAGCTTGCCTCACTCTGAGCGCTATGCCCTGCAGTTTGCGGATGGGCACCGGAGATACATCACCGAGAAC AACCGCATGGAGATCAAGAATGGCAGCATCCTGTGCCTCAGCACGGCCCCA GACCGCGAGGCGGAGCGGCTGTTGCGGGGGCTGCAGAGCGAAAGTCGTGAAGGGCGCCGGGAAGCCCTGCGGCACCTCCTTCTGCTGGCCCCGGACCTGACCTTCGCCCGGGAGGTCATCAGCCGTGATGGGCTTCAGAGACTGGGCACCATCATTGAGGATGGGGACGA CCTAGGAGAGGTGCTGGCCCTTGCACTGAGGGCCTTCTTGGAGCTTATGGAGCACGGCGTGGTGTCCTGGGAGACACTCAGCATCCCCTTTGTTAGGAAG GTGGTGTGCTACGTGAACATGAACCTGATGGATGCCTCTGTGCAGCCCTTGGCCCTGGGCTTGCTGGAGAATGTGACCTTGAGCAGCCCTACCCTGGGCCAGCTGGTCAAGAGCGAGGTGCCGCTAGACAGGCTGCTGGTGCACCTACAGGT GATGAACCAGCAGCTGCAAACCAAGGCCATGGCACTGCTGACAGCTTTGCTCCAGGGGGCCACCCCTGCAGAACGTAAG CACATGCTCGACTACCTGTGGCAGAGAAACCTTCGCCAGTTCATCTACAAG AACATCATCCACAGTGCAGCGCCACTGGGTGACGAGATGGCTCACCACCTGTACGTACTgcaggccctgatgctggggctGCTGGAGCCACGCATGCGGACACCACTGGACCCCTACAGTCAG GAGCAGCGGGAGCAGCTGCAGGCCCTGCGCCAAGCTGCCTTTGAGCCGGAGGGGGAGTCTGTGGGCGCCGGGCTGAGCGCTGACCGTCGCCGCTCCCTGTGTGCCCGCGAGTTCCGCAAACTGGGCTTCTCT AACAGCAACCCTGCCCAGGACTTGGAGCGCGTGCCCCCTGGCCTGCTGGCCCTGGACAACATGCTCTACTTCTCCAGACAGGCACCCAGCGCCTACAGCCGG TTTGTGCTAGAGAACAGCAGCCGTGAGGACAAGCACGAGTGCCCCTTTGCGCGGAGCAGCATCCAGCTGACTGTGCTGCTGTGTGATCTGCTCCATGTTGGGGAGCCCT GCTCCGAAACAGCCCAGGATTTTTCACCCATGTTCTTTGGCCAAGATCAGAGCTTCCATGAGCTCTTCTGTGTGAGCATCCAGCTGCTGAATAAGACCTGGAAGGAGATGCGGGCCACTCAGGAGGACTTTGACAAG GTCATGCAAGTGGTGCGGGAGCAGCTGGCCCGCACGCTGGCCCTGAAGCCCAGCTCTCTGGAGCTCTTCCGAACAAAGGTGAACGCACTCACCTACGGGGAGGTGCTTCGGCTGCGGCAGACGGAGCGGCTGCACCAGGAAGGCACGCTGGCCCCTCCAATTCT GGAGCTTCGGGAGAAACTGAAGCCAGAGCTCATGGGCCTGATCCGCCAGCAGCGTCTGCTCCGCCTCTGCGAGGGGACCCTCTTCCACAAGATCAGCAGCCGGCGGCGCCAGG ACAAGCTGTGGTTCTGCTGCCTGTCTCCCAAACACAAAGTGCTGCAGTACGGGGACGTGGAGGAGGGAGTAGGCCCACCGACCCCTGAGAGCCTGCCCGAGCAGC TTCCTGTGGCCGACATCAGGGCACTGCTGACAGGCAAGGACTGTCCCCACGTCCGGGAGAAAGGCTCTGGGAAGCAAAACAAG ATGGGCTGA
- the ELMO3 gene encoding engulfment and cell motility protein 3 isoform X1 codes for MAPPRNVVKIAVQMRDAIPQLIQLDQAKPLAAVLKEVCDAWSLPHSERYALQFADGHRRYITENNRMEIKNGSILCLSTAPDREAERLLRGLQSESREGRREALRHLLLLAPDLTFAREVISRDGLQRLGTIIEDGDDLGEVLALALRAFLELMEHGVVSWETLSIPFVRKVVCYVNMNLMDASVQPLALGLLENVTLSSPTLGQLVKSEVPLDRLLVHLQVMNQQLQTKAMALLTALLQGATPAERKHMLDYLWQRNLRQFIYKNIIHSAAPLGDEMAHHLYVLQALMLGLLEPRMRTPLDPYSQEQREQLQALRQAAFEPEGESVGAGLSADRRRSLCAREFRKLGFSNSNPAQDLERVPPGLLALDNMLYFSRQAPSAYSRFVLENSSREDKHECPFARSSIQLTVLLCDLLHVGEPCSETAQDFSPMFFGQDQSFHELFCVSIQLLNKTWKEMRATQEDFDKVMQVVREQLARTLALKPSSLELFRTKVNALTYGEVLRLRQTERLHQEGTLAPPILELREKLKPELMGLIRQQRLLRLCEGTLFHKISSRRRQDKLWFCCLSPKHKVLQYGDVEEGVGPPTPESLPEQLPVADIRALLTGKDCPHVREKGSGKQNKDVCELAFSVSYDHGEEEAYLNFIAPSKREFHLWTDGLSALLGNPMGSEQTRLDLEQLLTMETKLRLLELENVPIPEQPPPVPPPPTNFNFCYDCSIAEP; via the exons ATGGCGCCCCCGCGGAATGTGGTGAAGATCGCCGTCCAGATGCGTGACGCCATCCCGCAGCTCATCCAGCTGGACCAG GCAAAACCCCTGGCTGCTGTGCTGAAGGAGGTGTGCGACGC GTGGAGCTTGCCTCACTCTGAGCGCTATGCCCTGCAGTTTGCGGATGGGCACCGGAGATACATCACCGAGAAC AACCGCATGGAGATCAAGAATGGCAGCATCCTGTGCCTCAGCACGGCCCCA GACCGCGAGGCGGAGCGGCTGTTGCGGGGGCTGCAGAGCGAAAGTCGTGAAGGGCGCCGGGAAGCCCTGCGGCACCTCCTTCTGCTGGCCCCGGACCTGACCTTCGCCCGGGAGGTCATCAGCCGTGATGGGCTTCAGAGACTGGGCACCATCATTGAGGATGGGGACGA CCTAGGAGAGGTGCTGGCCCTTGCACTGAGGGCCTTCTTGGAGCTTATGGAGCACGGCGTGGTGTCCTGGGAGACACTCAGCATCCCCTTTGTTAGGAAG GTGGTGTGCTACGTGAACATGAACCTGATGGATGCCTCTGTGCAGCCCTTGGCCCTGGGCTTGCTGGAGAATGTGACCTTGAGCAGCCCTACCCTGGGCCAGCTGGTCAAGAGCGAGGTGCCGCTAGACAGGCTGCTGGTGCACCTACAGGT GATGAACCAGCAGCTGCAAACCAAGGCCATGGCACTGCTGACAGCTTTGCTCCAGGGGGCCACCCCTGCAGAACGTAAG CACATGCTCGACTACCTGTGGCAGAGAAACCTTCGCCAGTTCATCTACAAG AACATCATCCACAGTGCAGCGCCACTGGGTGACGAGATGGCTCACCACCTGTACGTACTgcaggccctgatgctggggctGCTGGAGCCACGCATGCGGACACCACTGGACCCCTACAGTCAG GAGCAGCGGGAGCAGCTGCAGGCCCTGCGCCAAGCTGCCTTTGAGCCGGAGGGGGAGTCTGTGGGCGCCGGGCTGAGCGCTGACCGTCGCCGCTCCCTGTGTGCCCGCGAGTTCCGCAAACTGGGCTTCTCT AACAGCAACCCTGCCCAGGACTTGGAGCGCGTGCCCCCTGGCCTGCTGGCCCTGGACAACATGCTCTACTTCTCCAGACAGGCACCCAGCGCCTACAGCCGG TTTGTGCTAGAGAACAGCAGCCGTGAGGACAAGCACGAGTGCCCCTTTGCGCGGAGCAGCATCCAGCTGACTGTGCTGCTGTGTGATCTGCTCCATGTTGGGGAGCCCT GCTCCGAAACAGCCCAGGATTTTTCACCCATGTTCTTTGGCCAAGATCAGAGCTTCCATGAGCTCTTCTGTGTGAGCATCCAGCTGCTGAATAAGACCTGGAAGGAGATGCGGGCCACTCAGGAGGACTTTGACAAG GTCATGCAAGTGGTGCGGGAGCAGCTGGCCCGCACGCTGGCCCTGAAGCCCAGCTCTCTGGAGCTCTTCCGAACAAAGGTGAACGCACTCACCTACGGGGAGGTGCTTCGGCTGCGGCAGACGGAGCGGCTGCACCAGGAAGGCACGCTGGCCCCTCCAATTCT GGAGCTTCGGGAGAAACTGAAGCCAGAGCTCATGGGCCTGATCCGCCAGCAGCGTCTGCTCCGCCTCTGCGAGGGGACCCTCTTCCACAAGATCAGCAGCCGGCGGCGCCAGG ACAAGCTGTGGTTCTGCTGCCTGTCTCCCAAACACAAAGTGCTGCAGTACGGGGACGTGGAGGAGGGAGTAGGCCCACCGACCCCTGAGAGCCTGCCCGAGCAGC TTCCTGTGGCCGACATCAGGGCACTGCTGACAGGCAAGGACTGTCCCCACGTCCGGGAGAAAGGCTCTGGGAAGCAAAACAAG GACGTCTGTGAGTTAGCTTTCTCAGTCAGCTATGACCATGGGGAGGAAGAGGCATACCTCAACTTCATTGCCCCGTCCAAACGGGAG TTCCACCTGTGGACAGATGGGCTGAGCGCCCTGCTGGGCAATCCCATGGGCAGTGAGCAGACACGGCTGGACCTGGAGCAGCTGCTAACCATGGAGACCAAGCTGCGGCTCCTGGAGCTGGAGAATGTGCCCATCCCTGAGCAACCACCCCCtgtgcccccgccccccaccaactTCAACTTCTGCTATGACTGCAGCATTGCCGAACCTTGA
- the ELMO3 gene encoding engulfment and cell motility protein 3 isoform X3 — MEIKNGSILCLSTAPDREAERLLRGLQSESREGRREALRHLLLLAPDLTFAREVISRDGLQRLGTIIEDGDDLGEVLALALRAFLELMEHGVVSWETLSIPFVRKVVCYVNMNLMDASVQPLALGLLENVTLSSPTLGQLVKSEVPLDRLLVHLQVMNQQLQTKAMALLTALLQGATPAERKHMLDYLWQRNLRQFIYKNIIHSAAPLGDEMAHHLYVLQALMLGLLEPRMRTPLDPYSQEQREQLQALRQAAFEPEGESVGAGLSADRRRSLCAREFRKLGFSNSNPAQDLERVPPGLLALDNMLYFSRQAPSAYSRFVLENSSREDKHECPFARSSIQLTVLLCDLLHVGEPCSETAQDFSPMFFGQDQSFHELFCVSIQLLNKTWKEMRATQEDFDKVMQVVREQLARTLALKPSSLELFRTKVNALTYGEVLRLRQTERLHQEGTLAPPILELREKLKPELMGLIRQQRLLRLCEGTLFHKISSRRRQDKLWFCCLSPKHKVLQYGDVEEGVGPPTPESLPEQLPVADIRALLTGKDCPHVREKGSGKQNKDVCELAFSVSYDHGEEEAYLNFIAPSKREFHLWTDGLSALLGNPMGSEQTRLDLEQLLTMETKLRLLELENVPIPEQPPPVPPPPTNFNFCYDCSIAEP, encoded by the exons ATGGAGATCAAGAATGGCAGCATCCTGTGCCTCAGCACGGCCCCA GACCGCGAGGCGGAGCGGCTGTTGCGGGGGCTGCAGAGCGAAAGTCGTGAAGGGCGCCGGGAAGCCCTGCGGCACCTCCTTCTGCTGGCCCCGGACCTGACCTTCGCCCGGGAGGTCATCAGCCGTGATGGGCTTCAGAGACTGGGCACCATCATTGAGGATGGGGACGA CCTAGGAGAGGTGCTGGCCCTTGCACTGAGGGCCTTCTTGGAGCTTATGGAGCACGGCGTGGTGTCCTGGGAGACACTCAGCATCCCCTTTGTTAGGAAG GTGGTGTGCTACGTGAACATGAACCTGATGGATGCCTCTGTGCAGCCCTTGGCCCTGGGCTTGCTGGAGAATGTGACCTTGAGCAGCCCTACCCTGGGCCAGCTGGTCAAGAGCGAGGTGCCGCTAGACAGGCTGCTGGTGCACCTACAGGT GATGAACCAGCAGCTGCAAACCAAGGCCATGGCACTGCTGACAGCTTTGCTCCAGGGGGCCACCCCTGCAGAACGTAAG CACATGCTCGACTACCTGTGGCAGAGAAACCTTCGCCAGTTCATCTACAAG AACATCATCCACAGTGCAGCGCCACTGGGTGACGAGATGGCTCACCACCTGTACGTACTgcaggccctgatgctggggctGCTGGAGCCACGCATGCGGACACCACTGGACCCCTACAGTCAG GAGCAGCGGGAGCAGCTGCAGGCCCTGCGCCAAGCTGCCTTTGAGCCGGAGGGGGAGTCTGTGGGCGCCGGGCTGAGCGCTGACCGTCGCCGCTCCCTGTGTGCCCGCGAGTTCCGCAAACTGGGCTTCTCT AACAGCAACCCTGCCCAGGACTTGGAGCGCGTGCCCCCTGGCCTGCTGGCCCTGGACAACATGCTCTACTTCTCCAGACAGGCACCCAGCGCCTACAGCCGG TTTGTGCTAGAGAACAGCAGCCGTGAGGACAAGCACGAGTGCCCCTTTGCGCGGAGCAGCATCCAGCTGACTGTGCTGCTGTGTGATCTGCTCCATGTTGGGGAGCCCT GCTCCGAAACAGCCCAGGATTTTTCACCCATGTTCTTTGGCCAAGATCAGAGCTTCCATGAGCTCTTCTGTGTGAGCATCCAGCTGCTGAATAAGACCTGGAAGGAGATGCGGGCCACTCAGGAGGACTTTGACAAG GTCATGCAAGTGGTGCGGGAGCAGCTGGCCCGCACGCTGGCCCTGAAGCCCAGCTCTCTGGAGCTCTTCCGAACAAAGGTGAACGCACTCACCTACGGGGAGGTGCTTCGGCTGCGGCAGACGGAGCGGCTGCACCAGGAAGGCACGCTGGCCCCTCCAATTCT GGAGCTTCGGGAGAAACTGAAGCCAGAGCTCATGGGCCTGATCCGCCAGCAGCGTCTGCTCCGCCTCTGCGAGGGGACCCTCTTCCACAAGATCAGCAGCCGGCGGCGCCAGG ACAAGCTGTGGTTCTGCTGCCTGTCTCCCAAACACAAAGTGCTGCAGTACGGGGACGTGGAGGAGGGAGTAGGCCCACCGACCCCTGAGAGCCTGCCCGAGCAGC TTCCTGTGGCCGACATCAGGGCACTGCTGACAGGCAAGGACTGTCCCCACGTCCGGGAGAAAGGCTCTGGGAAGCAAAACAAG GACGTCTGTGAGTTAGCTTTCTCAGTCAGCTATGACCATGGGGAGGAAGAGGCATACCTCAACTTCATTGCCCCGTCCAAACGGGAG TTCCACCTGTGGACAGATGGGCTGAGCGCCCTGCTGGGCAATCCCATGGGCAGTGAGCAGACACGGCTGGACCTGGAGCAGCTGCTAACCATGGAGACCAAGCTGCGGCTCCTGGAGCTGGAGAATGTGCCCATCCCTGAGCAACCACCCCCtgtgcccccgccccccaccaactTCAACTTCTGCTATGACTGCAGCATTGCCGAACCTTGA
- the ELMO3 gene encoding engulfment and cell motility protein 3 isoform X2, whose product MAPPRNVVKIAVQMRDAIPQLIQLDQAKPLAAVLKEVCDAWSLPHSERYALQFADGHRRYITENNRMEIKNGSILCLSTAPDREAERLLRGLQSESREGRREALRHLLLLAPDLTFAREVISRDGLQRLGTIIEDGDDLGEVLALALRAFLELMEHGVVSWETLSIPFVRKVVCYVNMNLMDASVQPLALGLLENVTLSSPTLGQLVKSEVPLDRLLVHLQVMNQQLQTKAMALLTALLQGATPAERKHMLDYLWQRNLRQFIYKNIIHSAAPLGDEMAHHLYVLQALMLGLLEPRMRTPLDPYSQEQREQLQALRQAAFEPEGESVGAGLSADRRRSLCAREFRKLGFSNSNPAQDLERVPPGLLALDNMLYFSRQAPSAYSRFVLENSSREDKHECPFARSSIQLTVLLCDLLHVGEPCSETAQDFSPMFFGQDQSFHELFCVSIQLLNKTWKEMRATQEDFDKVMQVVREQLARTLALKPSSLELFRTKVNALTYGEVLRLRQTERLHQEGTLAPPILELREKLKPELMGLIRQQRLLRLCEGTLFHKISSRRRQDKLWFCCLSPKHKVLQYGDVEEGVGPPTPESLPEQLPVADIRALLTGKDCPHVREKGSGKQNKDVCELAFSVSYDHGEEEAYLNFIAPSKRELAPSPVPPVDRWAERPAGQSHGQ is encoded by the exons ATGGCGCCCCCGCGGAATGTGGTGAAGATCGCCGTCCAGATGCGTGACGCCATCCCGCAGCTCATCCAGCTGGACCAG GCAAAACCCCTGGCTGCTGTGCTGAAGGAGGTGTGCGACGC GTGGAGCTTGCCTCACTCTGAGCGCTATGCCCTGCAGTTTGCGGATGGGCACCGGAGATACATCACCGAGAAC AACCGCATGGAGATCAAGAATGGCAGCATCCTGTGCCTCAGCACGGCCCCA GACCGCGAGGCGGAGCGGCTGTTGCGGGGGCTGCAGAGCGAAAGTCGTGAAGGGCGCCGGGAAGCCCTGCGGCACCTCCTTCTGCTGGCCCCGGACCTGACCTTCGCCCGGGAGGTCATCAGCCGTGATGGGCTTCAGAGACTGGGCACCATCATTGAGGATGGGGACGA CCTAGGAGAGGTGCTGGCCCTTGCACTGAGGGCCTTCTTGGAGCTTATGGAGCACGGCGTGGTGTCCTGGGAGACACTCAGCATCCCCTTTGTTAGGAAG GTGGTGTGCTACGTGAACATGAACCTGATGGATGCCTCTGTGCAGCCCTTGGCCCTGGGCTTGCTGGAGAATGTGACCTTGAGCAGCCCTACCCTGGGCCAGCTGGTCAAGAGCGAGGTGCCGCTAGACAGGCTGCTGGTGCACCTACAGGT GATGAACCAGCAGCTGCAAACCAAGGCCATGGCACTGCTGACAGCTTTGCTCCAGGGGGCCACCCCTGCAGAACGTAAG CACATGCTCGACTACCTGTGGCAGAGAAACCTTCGCCAGTTCATCTACAAG AACATCATCCACAGTGCAGCGCCACTGGGTGACGAGATGGCTCACCACCTGTACGTACTgcaggccctgatgctggggctGCTGGAGCCACGCATGCGGACACCACTGGACCCCTACAGTCAG GAGCAGCGGGAGCAGCTGCAGGCCCTGCGCCAAGCTGCCTTTGAGCCGGAGGGGGAGTCTGTGGGCGCCGGGCTGAGCGCTGACCGTCGCCGCTCCCTGTGTGCCCGCGAGTTCCGCAAACTGGGCTTCTCT AACAGCAACCCTGCCCAGGACTTGGAGCGCGTGCCCCCTGGCCTGCTGGCCCTGGACAACATGCTCTACTTCTCCAGACAGGCACCCAGCGCCTACAGCCGG TTTGTGCTAGAGAACAGCAGCCGTGAGGACAAGCACGAGTGCCCCTTTGCGCGGAGCAGCATCCAGCTGACTGTGCTGCTGTGTGATCTGCTCCATGTTGGGGAGCCCT GCTCCGAAACAGCCCAGGATTTTTCACCCATGTTCTTTGGCCAAGATCAGAGCTTCCATGAGCTCTTCTGTGTGAGCATCCAGCTGCTGAATAAGACCTGGAAGGAGATGCGGGCCACTCAGGAGGACTTTGACAAG GTCATGCAAGTGGTGCGGGAGCAGCTGGCCCGCACGCTGGCCCTGAAGCCCAGCTCTCTGGAGCTCTTCCGAACAAAGGTGAACGCACTCACCTACGGGGAGGTGCTTCGGCTGCGGCAGACGGAGCGGCTGCACCAGGAAGGCACGCTGGCCCCTCCAATTCT GGAGCTTCGGGAGAAACTGAAGCCAGAGCTCATGGGCCTGATCCGCCAGCAGCGTCTGCTCCGCCTCTGCGAGGGGACCCTCTTCCACAAGATCAGCAGCCGGCGGCGCCAGG ACAAGCTGTGGTTCTGCTGCCTGTCTCCCAAACACAAAGTGCTGCAGTACGGGGACGTGGAGGAGGGAGTAGGCCCACCGACCCCTGAGAGCCTGCCCGAGCAGC TTCCTGTGGCCGACATCAGGGCACTGCTGACAGGCAAGGACTGTCCCCACGTCCGGGAGAAAGGCTCTGGGAAGCAAAACAAG GACGTCTGTGAGTTAGCTTTCTCAGTCAGCTATGACCATGGGGAGGAAGAGGCATACCTCAACTTCATTGCCCCGTCCAAACGGGAG CTGGCCCCATCCCCAGTTCCACCTGTGGACAGATGGGCTGAGCGCCCTGCTGGGCAATCCCATGGGCAGTGA
- the ELMO3 gene encoding engulfment and cell motility protein 3 isoform X4 produces MAPPRNVVKIAVQMRDAIPQLIQLDQAKPLAAVLKEVCDAWSLPHSERYALQFADGHRRYITENNRMEIKNGSILCLSTAPDREAERLLRGLQSESREGRREALRHLLLLAPDLTFAREVISRDGLQRLGTIIEDGDDLGEVLALALRAFLELMEHGVVSWETLSIPFVRKVVCYVNMNLMDASVQPLALGLLENVTLSSPTLGQLVKSEVPLDRLLVHLQVMNQQLQTKAMALLTALLQGATPAERKHMLDYLWQRNLRQFIYKNIIHSAAPLGDEMAHHLYVLQALMLGLLEPRMRTPLDPYSQEQREQLQALRQAAFEPEGESVGAGLSADRRRSLCAREFRKLGFSNSNPAQDLERVPPGLLALDNMLYFSRQAPSAYSRFVLENSSREDKHECPFARSSIQLTVLLCDLLHVGEPCSETAQDFSPMFFGQDQSFHELFCVSIQLLNKTWKEMRATQEDFDKVMQVVREQLARTLALKPSSLELFRTKVNALTYGEVLRLRQTERLHQEGTLAPPILELREKLKPELMGLIRQQRLLRLCEGTLFHKISSRRRQDKLWFCCLSPKHKVLQYGDVEEGVGPPTPESLPEQLPVADIRALLTGKDCPHVREKGSGKQNKDVCELAFSVSYDHGEEEAYLNFIAPSKREMG; encoded by the exons ATGGCGCCCCCGCGGAATGTGGTGAAGATCGCCGTCCAGATGCGTGACGCCATCCCGCAGCTCATCCAGCTGGACCAG GCAAAACCCCTGGCTGCTGTGCTGAAGGAGGTGTGCGACGC GTGGAGCTTGCCTCACTCTGAGCGCTATGCCCTGCAGTTTGCGGATGGGCACCGGAGATACATCACCGAGAAC AACCGCATGGAGATCAAGAATGGCAGCATCCTGTGCCTCAGCACGGCCCCA GACCGCGAGGCGGAGCGGCTGTTGCGGGGGCTGCAGAGCGAAAGTCGTGAAGGGCGCCGGGAAGCCCTGCGGCACCTCCTTCTGCTGGCCCCGGACCTGACCTTCGCCCGGGAGGTCATCAGCCGTGATGGGCTTCAGAGACTGGGCACCATCATTGAGGATGGGGACGA CCTAGGAGAGGTGCTGGCCCTTGCACTGAGGGCCTTCTTGGAGCTTATGGAGCACGGCGTGGTGTCCTGGGAGACACTCAGCATCCCCTTTGTTAGGAAG GTGGTGTGCTACGTGAACATGAACCTGATGGATGCCTCTGTGCAGCCCTTGGCCCTGGGCTTGCTGGAGAATGTGACCTTGAGCAGCCCTACCCTGGGCCAGCTGGTCAAGAGCGAGGTGCCGCTAGACAGGCTGCTGGTGCACCTACAGGT GATGAACCAGCAGCTGCAAACCAAGGCCATGGCACTGCTGACAGCTTTGCTCCAGGGGGCCACCCCTGCAGAACGTAAG CACATGCTCGACTACCTGTGGCAGAGAAACCTTCGCCAGTTCATCTACAAG AACATCATCCACAGTGCAGCGCCACTGGGTGACGAGATGGCTCACCACCTGTACGTACTgcaggccctgatgctggggctGCTGGAGCCACGCATGCGGACACCACTGGACCCCTACAGTCAG GAGCAGCGGGAGCAGCTGCAGGCCCTGCGCCAAGCTGCCTTTGAGCCGGAGGGGGAGTCTGTGGGCGCCGGGCTGAGCGCTGACCGTCGCCGCTCCCTGTGTGCCCGCGAGTTCCGCAAACTGGGCTTCTCT AACAGCAACCCTGCCCAGGACTTGGAGCGCGTGCCCCCTGGCCTGCTGGCCCTGGACAACATGCTCTACTTCTCCAGACAGGCACCCAGCGCCTACAGCCGG TTTGTGCTAGAGAACAGCAGCCGTGAGGACAAGCACGAGTGCCCCTTTGCGCGGAGCAGCATCCAGCTGACTGTGCTGCTGTGTGATCTGCTCCATGTTGGGGAGCCCT GCTCCGAAACAGCCCAGGATTTTTCACCCATGTTCTTTGGCCAAGATCAGAGCTTCCATGAGCTCTTCTGTGTGAGCATCCAGCTGCTGAATAAGACCTGGAAGGAGATGCGGGCCACTCAGGAGGACTTTGACAAG GTCATGCAAGTGGTGCGGGAGCAGCTGGCCCGCACGCTGGCCCTGAAGCCCAGCTCTCTGGAGCTCTTCCGAACAAAGGTGAACGCACTCACCTACGGGGAGGTGCTTCGGCTGCGGCAGACGGAGCGGCTGCACCAGGAAGGCACGCTGGCCCCTCCAATTCT GGAGCTTCGGGAGAAACTGAAGCCAGAGCTCATGGGCCTGATCCGCCAGCAGCGTCTGCTCCGCCTCTGCGAGGGGACCCTCTTCCACAAGATCAGCAGCCGGCGGCGCCAGG ACAAGCTGTGGTTCTGCTGCCTGTCTCCCAAACACAAAGTGCTGCAGTACGGGGACGTGGAGGAGGGAGTAGGCCCACCGACCCCTGAGAGCCTGCCCGAGCAGC TTCCTGTGGCCGACATCAGGGCACTGCTGACAGGCAAGGACTGTCCCCACGTCCGGGAGAAAGGCTCTGGGAAGCAAAACAAG GACGTCTGTGAGTTAGCTTTCTCAGTCAGCTATGACCATGGGGAGGAAGAGGCATACCTCAACTTCATTGCCCCGTCCAAACGGGAG ATGGGCTGA